From Rhododendron vialii isolate Sample 1 chromosome 10a, ASM3025357v1, the proteins below share one genomic window:
- the LOC131303270 gene encoding uncharacterized protein LOC131303270 produces MTLNGVIHAPPISTTLFHFRPGSPTNRLRFARTGSDHFLRRSGSPSTASAVLEASKDASVTHLSAPPVRIVALVGEGSVSPLKSAPWLEVMLHTAKRLKWVDEGFEMSVFTDNLHEPNSPAVEELKQELSRASILVIVALTNQESVKWVQSNSQNIPNIICFDSSPTLTNKLGGSFIQTETKGSIFTKVAELSLPKKTNESTELVRTISEAWERHNSDDIRFCLLIIINAYIRPVPILNNLRAKGFSTLNCMVRNCGPQILNCLLDPNCRNALQCLNQCSPVDQVCNYRCIASYESPNLEEFSLCVLQKHNCLELDAKIPTKPHVPPMVKFRGEDICHETAEDLFVGWLGSLDWSWRVVAGQNPAYDQFPCQYQLFYRGKAKGSFWYEPVFQVKTLGDGELVWRRRKYRVKRAKIPGTFNFSVLDNGVVSNEFWTIVDVSDDLSWGLFHYHGAARVAGQSYTGAVLVSPNGEYPNERESTKLVSALDRCGIKEWELFNVDNCSCNDPPLGLPEGSRLHCKIEIED; encoded by the exons ATGACACTCAACGGAGTCATCCACGCACCACCAATATCAACGACGCTCTTCCATTTCAGACCCGGTTCTCCCACGAACCGCCTCCGGTTCGCTCGCACCGGTTCCGATCATTTTCTCCGGCGTTCCGGCTCCCCAAGTACTGCGTCGGCGGTTTTGGAGGCCAGCAAAGATGCCTCCGTGACGCACTTAAGCGCCCCTCCGGTGAGAATAGTAGCTCTCGTCGGAGAAGGTAGCGTCAGTCCTCTCAAATCCGCACCATGGCTCGAAGTTATGCTTCACACC GCAAAAAGATTGAAATGGGTTGACGAAGGATTTGAAATGTCGGTATTTACTGACAACCTCCACGAACCTAATAGTCCGGCAGTTGAAGAATTGAAACAGGAATTAAGTCGTGCAAGTATTTTGGTGATTGTTGCACTTACAAACCAAGAATCAGTCAAGTGGGTTCAGAGCAACAGCCAAAACATACCCAACATTATCTGCTTTGACTCCTCTCCAACGTTGACAAACAAACTTGGGGGATCGTTCATTCAAACAGAAACTAAAGGAAGCATCTTCACCAAAGTAGCTGAACTTTCTCTACCAAAAAAGACGAATGAATCGACGGAACTAGTTCGAACTATCTCCGAGGCTTGGGAAAGGCATAATTCCGATGATATAAGGTTCTGTTTATTAATCATTATTAACGCTTACATTAGGCCTGTTCCAATCCTGAACAACCTGAGAGCAAAGGGTTTTTCTACTCTCAACTGCATGGTAAGGAATTGTGGGCCTCAGATACTGAACTGTCTGTTGGATCCTAACTGTAGGAATGCTCTTCAGTGCTTGAATCAGTGCAGTCCAGTAGATCAGGTTTGTAACTACCGATGTATTGCTTCATACGAAAGTCCAAACCTAGAAGAGTTCTCTCTCTGTGTATTGCAGAAACACAATTGTCTTGAACTGGATGCAAAGATCCCAACAAAACCGCATGTGCCCCCAATGGTAAAATTTCGAGGGGAGGACATATGTCATGAAACTGCAGAGGATCTTTTTGTGGGTTGGCTAGGGAGTTTGGATTGGAGTTGGCGCGTTGTAGCTGGTCAGAACCCAGCGTACGATCAATTTCCGTGTCAGTACCAGCTTTTTTACAGGGGAAAAGCAAAAGGATCATTCTGGTACGAGCCCGTTTTTCAGGTTAAAACCCTAGGGGATGGCGAGTTGGTTTGGAGAAGGCGAAAATATAGAGTGAAGAGAGCAAAGATCCCGGGTACGTTTAACTTCAGTGTGTTGGACAATGGCGTGGTTTCAAATGAGTTTTGGACGATTGTGGATGTTTCGGATGATCTTAGTTGGGGCTTGTTTCATTACCATGGAGCTGCCCGAGTTGCTGGGCAGTCTTACACTGGGGCAGTACTTGTAAGTCCTAACGGGGAGTATCCGAATGAGAGGGAGAGTACGAAGTTAGTATCTGCATTGGATAGATGCGGTATCAAAGAATGGGAGCTATTTAATGTGGATAATTGTTCGTGTAACGATCCACCGTTGGGCTTGCCTGAGGGGTCAAGGTTGCATTGTAAGATTGAAATTGAAGATTGA